One genomic window of candidate division KSB1 bacterium includes the following:
- a CDS encoding NAD-dependent epimerase/dehydratase family protein: MTEARIEQMQGVRVLITGGLGFIGSNLAHRLVSLGAEVTLYDACLEPYGWNFANIEGIADRVKVVKGDVRDYPLLAEQVREQDVVFHLAAQVGREISMENPALDVDINCHGTLNVARACAEASRRVKVVYAGSRGQIGEPLYLPVDEEHPTNPTDVYGINKLAAEKYLLLFGKVYGFPVVSLRLNNVYGPRCQMHHGFYGILNWFIKRAMTGEPITVYGDGGQTRDYVYIDDVVDAFILAAQRPEADGEVFFVGSGVETVFLDMVKEVLRAVGKGSYVHVPFPPSREKIDIKRFVVTYDKLHRLTGWEPRTPLSEGVAKTVEFYRGRLPLYLRRAA; the protein is encoded by the coding sequence ATGACAGAAGCGCGAATTGAGCAGATGCAAGGGGTGCGTGTCCTCATCACCGGTGGGTTGGGTTTTATTGGCAGCAACTTGGCCCATCGACTCGTGAGCCTGGGCGCAGAGGTGACCCTCTACGACGCGTGCTTGGAGCCGTATGGATGGAACTTTGCCAACATCGAGGGGATTGCCGACCGGGTGAAGGTTGTCAAAGGTGACGTCCGGGACTATCCACTGCTGGCCGAGCAGGTGCGCGAACAGGATGTGGTCTTTCATCTGGCCGCACAGGTCGGACGTGAGATCTCGATGGAAAATCCGGCTCTGGATGTGGACATCAATTGCCATGGCACCCTCAATGTGGCGCGGGCGTGCGCAGAAGCCAGTCGGCGCGTGAAGGTTGTCTACGCGGGCAGCAGGGGGCAGATCGGAGAACCCCTCTATCTGCCGGTCGATGAAGAGCATCCCACCAATCCCACCGACGTCTATGGCATCAACAAGCTTGCGGCGGAGAAATACTTGCTCCTTTTTGGCAAAGTGTATGGTTTTCCCGTGGTTTCCCTGCGGTTGAACAACGTTTACGGTCCGCGCTGCCAGATGCACCACGGCTTCTACGGCATCTTGAACTGGTTTATCAAGAGGGCCATGACGGGGGAGCCGATCACGGTGTACGGCGACGGCGGTCAGACGCGGGACTATGTGTACATCGACGACGTGGTGGACGCTTTCATACTAGCAGCGCAACGCCCGGAAGCAGACGGCGAGGTGTTTTTTGTCGGCTCCGGCGTAGAAACGGTGTTTCTGGACATGGTGAAGGAGGTGCTTCGAGCCGTTGGCAAGGGAAGTTACGTGCACGTGCCCTTCCCGCCGAGCAGGGAGAAGATTGACATCAAGCGGTTTGTGGTCACCTACGACAAATTACATCGACTGACCGGCTGGGAGCCTCGCACCCCTTTGAGCGAGGGGGTGGCAAAGACCGTCGAGTTCTACCGCGGGCGGCTGCCTCTGTATCTCCGGAGGGCCGCATGA
- a CDS encoding glycosyltransferase: protein MSKRAVATSQDRCDVSVIVPSFNPGPLLFDCLRSLYAQRTDYAYEVIVVDSSPQDLTREIECKFPEVRFIRLPRRAYPGVARNAGINQARGEIIAFTDTDCVVAPDWLQKLVECQRDGMHVVGGPVSNGTADSAIGTVEFLLEFNNFQADRGGQRAVELLPTCNVAYRKELFVRYGGFDNAIKGSDSAFSRKMNREGIGVYLVPGIRVVHRNRTSLEGFLRNQFQLGIGGALTRRRLMLRDSFVTRSPLLAPLIPLARTIAIAYRLIRWSPANFVRFVLLYPLCFLGLLVFTAGFMRGLKRE from the coding sequence ATGAGCAAAAGAGCGGTGGCCACATCCCAGGACCGGTGTGATGTGTCGGTGATCGTGCCCAGCTTCAATCCTGGCCCGCTGCTCTTTGACTGCCTGCGCTCGCTCTATGCCCAGCGAACAGACTACGCTTATGAAGTGATTGTCGTCGATAGCTCGCCCCAGGACTTGACCAGGGAGATTGAGTGCAAATTCCCAGAGGTGAGATTTATCCGATTGCCACGCCGTGCCTATCCAGGCGTCGCCAGGAATGCGGGAATTAACCAGGCCCGCGGCGAAATCATTGCGTTTACCGACACCGACTGCGTCGTTGCCCCGGACTGGCTTCAGAAACTTGTGGAGTGTCAGCGGGACGGCATGCACGTGGTGGGCGGGCCCGTAAGCAACGGCACCGCCGACAGCGCCATAGGCACTGTCGAGTTCCTTCTGGAATTCAATAACTTTCAGGCTGACCGGGGTGGGCAGCGGGCCGTGGAGTTGTTGCCCACGTGCAATGTTGCCTACCGTAAAGAACTCTTTGTCCGCTACGGCGGATTTGACAATGCCATTAAAGGGAGCGATTCGGCCTTTAGCAGGAAGATGAACCGTGAGGGGATAGGAGTGTACCTGGTCCCAGGCATTCGTGTCGTTCATCGCAACCGCACGTCCCTGGAAGGTTTCTTGCGCAATCAGTTCCAACTGGGCATCGGGGGGGCGCTCACCCGCCGTAGGCTCATGTTGCGCGACTCGTTTGTCACAAGATCGCCGCTGCTTGCTCCTCTCATCCCGCTTGCCCGCACCATTGCCATAGCCTACCGCCTTATCCGTTGGAGTCCTGCGAACTTTGTCCGCTTTGTGCTCCTGTATCCCCTGTGCTTTCTCGGGTTGCTCGTATTTACCGCGGGGTTCATGCGCGGGTTGAAGAGGGAATGA
- a CDS encoding glycosyltransferase has protein sequence MGYPGTQKRDDSRMNPPDASVVVGRPVRIAYVVWKFPRFSETFVTNELFFLGLAAPGLQVRVFAVRKGDAGAESSRVAALRPLLTYLPALWAPCSWWWMVHAVWGAPRAVARIFVALLRLSAQQPSHGARLYAMAQSLYALSKGLPLAVLLRREQVAHAHAHFAETGGLVAWVAARVAGIPFSVTLHGHDIFFNPNPLLAAFLIRESRFAITVSEYNRRFLARMEPAAQSKVRVVHCGVDLALFRPGEPRTIGVFRILTVARLQPRKGIADLVEACRALADEVDYECVVVGDGPQRTELEDKAARYGLAERFRFLGARAHEEVLAQLQKASVFVLPSYSEGVPVSVMEAMAMGVPVIATAVNGVPELVKRGAGILVAPGDIEGLAAALRRVANMSDAERGRMGRKARQVVEREFDIRTQSAALARMFLSSSSEVQARG, from the coding sequence ATGGGCTACCCAGGGACTCAGAAGCGTGACGATTCCCGCATGAACCCGCCGGATGCCAGCGTTGTGGTGGGCCGTCCTGTGCGCATCGCCTACGTCGTGTGGAAATTCCCTCGCTTTTCGGAGACCTTCGTAACCAATGAGCTCTTCTTCCTTGGCCTGGCGGCGCCTGGTCTGCAGGTGCGCGTCTTTGCCGTAAGAAAGGGCGACGCGGGGGCAGAGTCTTCGCGCGTGGCGGCGTTGCGCCCGTTGCTCACGTACCTGCCGGCGCTGTGGGCTCCGTGCTCATGGTGGTGGATGGTGCATGCCGTGTGGGGTGCGCCTCGGGCGGTGGCGAGGATTTTTGTGGCGTTGCTCAGGCTGAGTGCTCAGCAACCTTCGCATGGAGCCCGCCTGTACGCAATGGCGCAGAGCCTGTACGCGCTGAGCAAAGGGCTCCCCCTTGCGGTGCTGCTGCGCCGGGAGCAGGTCGCACACGCCCACGCACATTTTGCTGAGACTGGGGGGCTTGTTGCCTGGGTGGCAGCAAGGGTGGCAGGGATCCCCTTTTCGGTAACCCTGCACGGGCACGACATCTTTTTTAATCCGAATCCGCTGCTGGCGGCGTTTCTCATTCGAGAGAGTCGCTTTGCGATAACGGTTTCGGAGTACAACAGGCGCTTCTTGGCCAGGATGGAGCCTGCCGCGCAGAGCAAAGTGCGGGTTGTTCATTGCGGTGTGGATCTTGCCCTTTTTCGTCCAGGCGAGCCCCGCACGATCGGTGTGTTCCGCATCCTCACGGTGGCGCGCTTGCAACCGCGCAAGGGGATCGCGGACTTGGTGGAAGCCTGCAGGGCGCTGGCAGATGAAGTCGACTATGAGTGCGTAGTGGTTGGCGACGGCCCCCAGCGAACAGAGCTTGAAGACAAGGCCGCGCGCTACGGACTGGCAGAGCGATTTCGCTTCCTGGGCGCCCGTGCTCACGAGGAGGTGTTGGCGCAGCTGCAAAAGGCCTCGGTGTTTGTGCTCCCCTCGTACTCGGAGGGAGTACCTGTGTCGGTGATGGAGGCCATGGCAATGGGAGTCCCGGTGATTGCGACCGCCGTGAATGGTGTGCCGGAGCTAGTGAAGCGTGGGGCAGGCATTCTTGTGGCCCCGGGCGACATAGAGGGGCTGGCCGCGGCGCTGCGCCGTGTGGCGAACATGTCCGATGCAGAGCGTGGCAGAATGGGGCGGAAAGCCAGGCAAGTGGTTGAGAGGGAATTTGACATCCGGACGCAGAGTGCGGCCCTGGCCCGGATGTTTTTGAGCAGCTCGTCAGAGGTTCAAGCGCGAGGGTAG
- a CDS encoding glycosyltransferase family 2 protein produces the protein MATTKKAHASDTRAAAVSVVIPAFNEEGSVGSVVEAVRAALRDRNVEHEVIVVDDGSADRTAEVALAHGAHVIHHRRNRGYGAALKTGIRAARHETILITDADGTYPAASLPELLARLDRADMVVGARVKRNARIPLLRRPGKWLLGRLAEHITGEKIPDLNSGLRAFRRQCVQQYLPILPDRFSFTTTITVALLSDGYRVEYLPIDYYKRQGKSKIVPWNFFEFVALVLRLSMSFNPLRIFVPVSMVCFLLGLIKLAADVVFAVMRVGSIGLHLLSEPVVSTTAVVFLLFGLQILLIGMMSDGLARKIAQRIPTDYESRAVEELVEQRHHKEA, from the coding sequence ATGGCAACAACGAAGAAAGCACACGCAAGCGATACGCGCGCAGCCGCTGTCTCGGTAGTGATACCGGCCTTCAACGAGGAGGGGAGCGTGGGGTCGGTGGTCGAGGCAGTACGGGCGGCGCTGCGCGATCGGAACGTAGAGCACGAGGTGATCGTTGTCGACGATGGGTCGGCAGACCGCACCGCCGAGGTAGCTTTGGCACACGGGGCGCATGTGATCCATCACCGGCGCAACCGGGGCTACGGCGCTGCGCTGAAGACGGGGATACGTGCGGCCCGGCACGAGACTATTCTCATCACCGATGCCGACGGAACATATCCTGCCGCCTCGCTTCCGGAACTCCTGGCACGCTTGGACAGAGCTGACATGGTGGTTGGGGCGAGGGTGAAGCGCAACGCACGCATTCCCCTTCTGCGCAGACCGGGCAAGTGGCTCCTCGGCCGCCTGGCGGAGCACATCACCGGCGAAAAGATCCCAGACCTGAACTCTGGACTGCGGGCATTCCGCCGGCAATGCGTACAGCAGTACCTGCCAATTCTGCCGGACCGCTTCTCGTTTACCACGACGATCACCGTGGCCTTGCTCAGCGACGGCTACCGAGTTGAGTACCTGCCCATTGACTACTACAAGCGCCAGGGCAAATCGAAAATTGTGCCGTGGAACTTTTTCGAGTTTGTCGCCCTTGTGCTTCGTCTTTCTATGTCCTTCAACCCGCTTCGGATCTTTGTACCTGTGTCCATGGTCTGTTTTCTTCTGGGTCTGATCAAGCTGGCGGCGGATGTGGTGTTTGCGGTGATGCGGGTGGGCAGCATCGGCCTGCACCTTCTATCAGAGCCGGTGGTATCCACCACGGCGGTGGTCTTTTTGCTCTTCGGGCTGCAGATTTTGCTCATTGGCATGATGTCCGACGGCTTGGCCCGCAAGATCGCCCAGCGCATTCCCACCGATTATGAGTCGCGCGCGGTGGAGGAACTGGTGGAGCAGCGTCACCACAAGGAGGCTTAG
- the asnB gene encoding asparagine synthase (glutamine-hydrolyzing) → MCGFVGVLKCEERAAPLGEEVLGPMASLLRHRGPDDHGSYWDGTCGLAHQRLSIIDLSVAGRQPMGSEDGSVWVAYNGEVYNFRELRREFNLDQRHRFVSRTDTEVVIHLYEELGPACFKELNGMFAMALWDRRERTLYLARDPYGIKPLFYMQWQGAFWFASEIKALLMAPGFEARPSLEALFHYLSFDFVPDELTAFEGIRELRPGHVLSLSPGGQIHIERFFDIDYAVQQSMTEQEAIEQSLRLLTASVERQLIADVPVGVMLSGGMDSSALTALMARVRGDSDFHTFSLAFEDDSFDESWYARVVAETLHTHHHEILVTPQRVRELLPRYLCYIDEPYADGSAIPTYLLAECAKDYVTVLLSGEGGDEFFSGYDTHLAYKMRRLYRKVPALLRRGVIAPLVNRLPVSDKKLSFEFKAKRFVRGAEMDTATSHFAWRVVLAEEAKRQVLREPERFGFAPSVSYFQHAFAHCQAADELNRLLYVDYSFHLPDDLMIKNDRMTMAHSLEARVPYTDNELVSFLATVPVGLKLKGTRKKHLLRSALRGILPPVILNKKKVGLEMPYSRWLREELRDLTERYFAAARLADTGLFNPDGVRLLWEEHLAKRVDHGRFLWGLLNYMLWHEAYVERGDFRSYLVEPRAPRPPT, encoded by the coding sequence ATGTGTGGGTTTGTGGGAGTGTTGAAGTGTGAGGAGCGGGCGGCGCCGTTGGGCGAAGAGGTGTTGGGCCCCATGGCTTCTTTGCTCCGACACCGGGGCCCCGATGACCACGGCAGCTATTGGGACGGCACCTGTGGCCTTGCCCACCAGCGCCTCAGCATTATCGACCTGAGCGTGGCCGGCCGTCAACCCATGGGCAGCGAGGACGGCAGCGTGTGGGTCGCCTACAACGGCGAAGTGTACAACTTCCGCGAGCTGCGGCGCGAATTCAACCTGGATCAGCGTCATCGCTTCGTTTCGCGTACTGATACGGAAGTCGTCATCCACCTGTACGAGGAGCTGGGGCCGGCTTGCTTCAAAGAACTCAACGGCATGTTCGCCATGGCCCTGTGGGACCGCCGGGAGCGCACGCTCTATCTGGCCCGTGACCCGTACGGCATCAAGCCACTTTTCTACATGCAGTGGCAGGGAGCCTTCTGGTTCGCCTCGGAGATCAAAGCCCTCCTCATGGCCCCCGGTTTTGAAGCCAGGCCGAGCCTGGAAGCCCTGTTCCACTATCTATCCTTCGACTTTGTCCCTGACGAGCTGACGGCCTTTGAGGGCATTCGGGAGCTCAGACCAGGGCACGTGCTCAGCCTTAGTCCCGGCGGGCAGATCCACATCGAGCGATTCTTTGACATCGACTACGCGGTGCAGCAGAGTATGACGGAGCAGGAGGCGATAGAACAGTCATTGCGCCTCCTCACCGCGTCGGTGGAACGCCAGCTCATCGCTGATGTGCCGGTCGGGGTGATGCTTTCCGGCGGCATGGATTCCAGTGCGTTGACCGCCCTCATGGCCCGCGTACGGGGAGACAGCGACTTTCACACCTTCTCCTTGGCCTTCGAAGACGATAGCTTCGACGAGTCGTGGTACGCGCGGGTGGTGGCAGAAACCCTGCACACGCACCATCACGAGATTCTGGTAACACCCCAGCGCGTGCGCGAACTGTTGCCGCGCTACCTGTGCTACATCGACGAGCCCTATGCCGACGGCTCCGCCATCCCCACTTACCTGCTCGCTGAGTGCGCTAAAGACTATGTGACCGTGCTTCTTTCTGGCGAGGGTGGCGACGAGTTTTTTTCCGGGTACGACACCCACCTGGCCTACAAGATGCGTCGTTTGTATCGCAAAGTGCCTGCCCTGCTTCGACGGGGGGTGATTGCGCCTCTGGTGAACCGGCTGCCTGTTTCGGACAAGAAGCTCAGTTTTGAATTCAAGGCAAAACGGTTTGTGCGGGGCGCGGAGATGGACACCGCAACTTCCCATTTTGCGTGGCGGGTGGTGCTTGCCGAAGAAGCCAAACGCCAAGTCCTTCGCGAGCCGGAACGCTTTGGGTTTGCGCCCTCGGTCAGCTATTTCCAGCACGCGTTCGCCCATTGCCAGGCCGCCGACGAGCTCAATCGCCTGCTGTACGTGGACTACTCCTTTCACCTTCCGGACGATCTCATGATCAAGAATGATCGGATGACCATGGCACACTCTCTGGAGGCGCGTGTGCCCTATACGGACAACGAGCTGGTGAGCTTTCTGGCGACCGTGCCTGTGGGGTTGAAGTTGAAAGGCACGCGCAAGAAACATCTCTTGCGCAGCGCCTTGCGGGGCATTCTGCCCCCGGTGATCTTGAACAAGAAGAAGGTGGGCCTTGAGATGCCGTACTCGCGATGGTTGCGTGAGGAGCTTCGCGACTTGACCGAGCGGTACTTCGCGGCTGCCCGGCTGGCTGACACCGGCCTGTTCAACCCCGATGGGGTTCGCCTGCTTTGGGAGGAACATCTTGCCAAACGCGTCGACCACGGGCGGTTCCTATGGGGTCTATTGAACTACATGCTGTGGCATGAGGCCTACGTGGAGAGAGGGGACTTTCGCTCGTATTTGGTGGAGCCGCGCGCTCCGCGCCCACCCACCTAG
- a CDS encoding methyltransferase domain-containing protein produces MGQLQEGATRMIEATRRHYDAHHFIEGGNARVRWWRTFLAGFLSDQEVRGALIADVGSSVGEISRGLIDRGGRLVCLDISLESLRRCRELNPEAVVVHGNALNLPFADESFDHVISIGVLHHTPDCRLGFRQVVRVTAPGGSIVVFLYNKWNPYYLAYKAFAPVRAHIPLTSVPNWMVRLMQPLVKLHFGRGLDDQELRNLVGDAFWTPRATFHSVREVRGWGGEEGLTFVGSKRFFMGYAHVYHFRKPGQALPAGRREVQFQCLTCQAAPMVQHHGAIRCPKCGESYPIEQGIVRVLK; encoded by the coding sequence ATGGGCCAGTTGCAGGAAGGTGCCACCCGGATGATCGAGGCCACTCGCCGCCACTACGATGCACACCACTTTATCGAGGGAGGAAACGCCCGGGTGAGGTGGTGGAGGACTTTTCTTGCAGGCTTTCTCAGTGACCAGGAGGTGCGAGGGGCGCTGATCGCCGATGTGGGCTCAAGTGTAGGGGAGATCAGTCGTGGGCTCATCGATCGGGGTGGGCGCTTGGTGTGCCTGGACATCAGCCTGGAGTCGCTGCGGAGGTGTAGGGAGCTCAATCCTGAGGCAGTTGTCGTGCATGGGAATGCCCTCAACCTCCCTTTCGCCGATGAGAGCTTTGACCACGTCATCTCCATTGGCGTGCTGCACCACACTCCCGACTGCCGGCTGGGGTTCCGTCAGGTGGTTCGTGTGACCGCGCCCGGGGGTAGCATCGTGGTCTTTCTCTACAACAAGTGGAACCCGTACTACCTGGCCTACAAAGCCTTTGCCCCGGTGCGTGCTCATATCCCCTTGACGTCAGTGCCCAATTGGATGGTGCGGCTCATGCAGCCGCTGGTCAAGCTTCACTTCGGGCGAGGCCTCGATGACCAAGAGCTGCGGAATCTGGTGGGGGATGCCTTCTGGACGCCCCGGGCGACGTTCCATTCGGTGCGTGAGGTCCGTGGCTGGGGTGGAGAAGAGGGCCTGACCTTTGTGGGCTCCAAGCGTTTCTTCATGGGGTATGCCCACGTCTATCATTTCCGTAAGCCGGGCCAGGCACTGCCGGCGGGCCGCCGAGAGGTACAATTCCAGTGCCTGACCTGCCAGGCCGCGCCGATGGTGCAGCACCACGGCGCCATTCGTTGCCCCAAATGCGGGGAGAGCTATCCGATTGAGCAGGGAATCGTGCGAGTGTTGAAGTAG
- a CDS encoding FAD-dependent oxidoreductase, which produces MAEKTVAILGAGPAGLGLALRLLRRPALRAKVVVIEQAQEVGGLTASFAHQGLFLDYGSHRLHPATSPEVLADIRALLGEDLLDRPRNGRILLGGRFVRFPLSPIDLLLHLPLSFTLGFGRDALLAPLRKRRRGHEASFADVLLRGLGPTMCRSFYFPYARKLWGLQPEEIDAVQAQRRVAASDTAKLLKKALSLLPGFRRPGAGRFFYPRRGFGQIGAAMAEEIRQRGGTIMLNARVVALNLASDGTKKVALVDAQSPSHLLPPVKADFVFSTMPVTTLVDSLRPEAPAEVRQAAQRLRYRGMVFLYLVLRGEHFSPYDAHYLPGEEVIASRLSEPKNYSGSEEPRDITGLCAEIPCTPGDRTWQVPEQELTSRVLLELERAGLPVRAPIVTTFSRRATHAYPVYEVGFQRHLAVVEEYLATLPDIVSLGRQGLFAHDNTHHTLEMAYRASDCLNDELSWDAQAWQCHRRAFAQHVVED; this is translated from the coding sequence TTGGCAGAGAAAACTGTGGCGATTCTGGGAGCCGGGCCGGCGGGTCTGGGCCTGGCACTGCGGTTGCTCCGGCGCCCCGCCCTGCGCGCCAAAGTGGTGGTCATCGAGCAGGCGCAGGAGGTCGGGGGACTGACTGCCAGCTTCGCCCACCAGGGCCTCTTTCTTGACTATGGCAGTCACCGACTTCACCCCGCCACTTCACCTGAGGTGCTGGCAGACATACGCGCGCTGCTCGGCGAGGATCTACTCGACCGACCCCGCAACGGTCGCATCCTGCTGGGGGGGCGTTTTGTCCGATTTCCCCTGAGCCCAATCGATTTGCTTCTGCATTTGCCCCTTTCCTTTACCCTCGGATTTGGGCGGGATGCCTTGCTCGCACCGTTGCGGAAGCGACGCAGGGGGCATGAGGCGTCTTTTGCCGACGTACTGCTTCGCGGCCTCGGCCCAACGATGTGCAGGTCCTTTTACTTTCCATACGCGCGCAAGTTGTGGGGACTGCAGCCTGAGGAAATTGATGCGGTCCAGGCGCAGCGCCGGGTTGCGGCCAGCGATACAGCAAAGCTGCTCAAGAAGGCACTGAGCTTGCTGCCCGGGTTCCGACGGCCTGGCGCAGGGCGATTCTTCTATCCACGGCGGGGTTTCGGGCAAATCGGCGCCGCCATGGCCGAGGAGATTAGACAACGGGGGGGTACCATCATGCTCAACGCCCGCGTCGTGGCCCTCAACTTAGCGTCCGACGGGACGAAGAAGGTTGCTCTTGTGGATGCCCAGAGCCCCAGCCACCTGTTGCCCCCGGTAAAGGCCGATTTTGTGTTCTCCACGATGCCGGTGACTACCCTGGTGGACTCGCTCCGTCCCGAGGCGCCTGCGGAAGTGAGGCAGGCGGCGCAGAGGCTCCGCTATCGTGGGATGGTTTTCCTCTACTTAGTGCTGCGCGGAGAGCACTTTTCGCCCTATGACGCGCACTACCTGCCCGGCGAAGAGGTGATCGCCTCGCGTCTGTCCGAGCCGAAGAACTACAGTGGTAGCGAGGAGCCGCGCGACATAACCGGTTTGTGCGCCGAAATCCCCTGTACGCCTGGGGACCGCACGTGGCAGGTGCCGGAACAGGAACTCACCAGTCGCGTGCTGCTTGAGCTCGAACGTGCGGGATTGCCGGTAAGGGCTCCCATTGTCACAACTTTTTCCCGACGAGCGACGCATGCCTACCCGGTCTATGAGGTGGGGTTTCAGCGGCACCTGGCCGTTGTCGAGGAGTACTTGGCCACGTTGCCCGACATAGTCTCACTTGGCCGTCAGGGCCTTTTCGCGCACGACAACACCCACCACACGCTGGAGATGGCCTACCGGGCCTCAGATTGCTTAAACGATGAACTGAGCTGGGACGCGCAGGCCTGGCAGTGCCATCGGCGGGCTTTTGCGCAGCACGTGGTGGAAGACTGA
- a CDS encoding glycosyltransferase family 39 protein, whose translation MHNESLTRFARMAALVLGLGLVTLRFVRLEADPDTSLSMSRVFYTDEGYNSCNALNKSITGHWLCDRNNHILLMPVMPVVQHVFFKLLGLSLASARLPAAILSVGAMALMLLMVRRRMREGRRSAQEEGVTLVLALFLLGTNYYFFVYGRLALLDLPMTAFGLASLLVFHRALAVPQGKRAWWHVAAAGMLLGVAFLAKPSAALYGTALLVLGLIQAIVEPRAWRQWTTKVFGALLVAAVVVGVVRCGLWLVAAGYRDLTPTHLISDRITVHLRTILRNYVKFFNNPVVRRNWELLLLAYFNVVLIAFYAARNGVFRLADRVMISYLIACYVFLGFFVHQLPRYFVVLVIPVTYLVATLPVNVGLVFGPRRGAKMRVAAVMLILMANWWNVVRLVNYHREPAYSLRMVAQQVKERVMANGVSHGGDAILCGDVAATLALANGMRFSFDVHHGVQGQYLLAQGEAALPGYKLTPIGTFDLLGNYYCYDYGSRRMHLYRVQE comes from the coding sequence ATGCATAATGAAAGCCTAACGCGTTTCGCCAGGATGGCCGCATTGGTGCTTGGCCTCGGGCTAGTCACCTTGCGGTTTGTGCGCCTCGAGGCCGACCCGGACACCTCACTGTCGATGTCGCGGGTGTTTTACACGGATGAGGGGTACAATTCGTGTAACGCCTTGAACAAGAGCATCACCGGACATTGGCTCTGTGACCGGAACAATCACATCCTACTCATGCCTGTTATGCCGGTGGTGCAACACGTTTTCTTCAAACTCCTGGGTCTCTCGCTTGCCTCGGCGCGTTTGCCTGCGGCGATACTTTCTGTGGGGGCCATGGCGTTGATGTTGCTCATGGTCAGGAGGCGCATGCGTGAGGGACGGCGCTCCGCGCAGGAAGAGGGGGTCACGCTTGTACTAGCTCTGTTCCTGTTGGGGACGAACTACTACTTCTTCGTCTACGGACGGTTGGCACTACTGGACTTGCCAATGACCGCATTTGGGCTGGCAAGTCTGCTTGTCTTCCACCGCGCGCTTGCCGTTCCCCAGGGGAAACGGGCGTGGTGGCACGTGGCGGCCGCAGGGATGCTCCTCGGGGTGGCGTTCCTCGCCAAGCCGAGCGCTGCCCTGTACGGTACGGCGCTCCTGGTCCTGGGGCTCATTCAGGCAATAGTCGAGCCGCGCGCCTGGCGCCAGTGGACCACCAAAGTGTTCGGTGCGCTGCTTGTGGCTGCCGTGGTGGTTGGGGTGGTGCGTTGCGGGCTGTGGCTCGTGGCGGCCGGTTACCGAGATCTCACACCTACCCACTTGATTAGTGACCGGATAACGGTCCACCTGCGCACCATCCTCCGTAACTACGTCAAGTTCTTCAACAATCCGGTGGTGCGGAGGAACTGGGAGCTTCTCCTGCTAGCCTACTTCAACGTAGTGCTGATCGCCTTCTACGCGGCTCGCAATGGCGTGTTCCGTCTCGCCGACCGGGTCATGATCTCCTATCTCATTGCCTGCTACGTCTTTCTGGGCTTTTTTGTGCACCAGCTGCCGCGCTACTTCGTGGTGTTGGTGATTCCGGTCACCTATCTGGTCGCGACTTTGCCCGTGAACGTGGGTCTTGTATTCGGTCCTCGGAGGGGCGCAAAGATGCGAGTGGCCGCCGTGATGCTCATACTCATGGCCAATTGGTGGAACGTTGTGCGCCTGGTCAATTATCACCGCGAGCCCGCTTATTCCCTGCGTATGGTGGCGCAGCAGGTCAAAGAGAGGGTGATGGCAAACGGCGTCTCTCACGGCGGAGACGCAATACTGTGCGGCGACGTGGCCGCGACTCTTGCCTTAGCAAATGGCATGCGATTTTCTTTCGACGTCCATCATGGTGTACAGGGTCAATATCTTCTCGCCCAAGGCGAGGCGGCCCTGCCTGGGTACAAGCTAACGCCCATAGGCACTTTTGACCTGCTTGGCAATTACTACTGCTACGACTATGGTAGCAGACGAATGCATCTCTATCGGGTTCAGGAATGA